The following coding sequences are from one Ooceraea biroi isolate clonal line C1 chromosome 5, Obir_v5.4, whole genome shotgun sequence window:
- the LOC105287617 gene encoding uncharacterized protein LOC105287617 yields MSRLLLLALLTYTVLASESCIIQDKKGKSDIHVIEMDGSMESGEPEIVALHLPDRRRREVDSQDRKSNCKKDEDCGPGAICFAHLTCVKGTWRTIESLDANAAN; encoded by the exons ATGAGCCGACTTCTTCTTCTCGCGTTGTTAACGTACACCGTGCTGGCCAGCGAGTCATGCATCATACAGGACAAGAAG GGCAAGTCCGACATCCACGTGATCGAGATGGACGGCTCCATGGAATCT GGCGAACCGGAAATCGTGGCTCTGCACTTGCCGGACAGACGAAGGCGGGAGGTCGATAGCCAGGACAGGAAGAGCAACTGCAAAAAGGACGAGGATTGCGGTCCAGGGGCGATCTGTTTCGCGCATCTCACCTGCG TGAAGGGAACATGGCGTACCATCGAGTCCCTGGACGCGAACGCTGCCAATTAA